CGCTCCTCAGCGACGAGGAAGCGGAGTTCTGGGCCGCCGCGAGCGGAGGCGCGCTCGACGCCGTCTGGGACAACACCGAAGACGACGTATATGGCGAGCTGCTCCAGGGCTGACGTGGTACTGGTCCGGTACCCGTTTTCGGATCTCTCCGCATTGAAGGTCCGGCCGGCGGTGGTGGTCAGCGCGTCACATCCTTCCGTGGATCTCATCATCGTCCCCCTGACCAGCCGCACCGGCGGCCTCCTCCCCGGCGAGTTCGCGCTCGCCGACTGGAAGGCCGCGGGCCTCCACGTGCCCACGGCGGTGAAGCGGGGCGCGTACACAATTCATCCGACCCT
This genomic stretch from Longimicrobiaceae bacterium harbors:
- a CDS encoding type II toxin-antitoxin system PemK/MazF family toxin translates to MKVRPAVVVSASHPSVDLIIVPLTSRTGGLLPGEFALADWKAAGLHVPTAVKRGAYTIHPTLIAKRVGRLSAADEAKVGDSLRSWIGL